Within Caulobacter segnis, the genomic segment GAGGCCAGCCAGGACTGCATCCGGGTGATCAGCCCCGACGGCGCGGTCGAATACATGAACGCCCAGGGCAAGTCGCTGTTCGAGATCGACGACTTCGATGGCCGCAACCGCCGCCGCTACTGGCCCGACATGTGGCCGTCGGAGAGCCGCGACGCGGTCGAGCAGGCGCTGTGCTCGGCCCGGGCCGGCCACGCCGTCGCCTTCCGCGCCTACTGCCCGACCGCCAGGGGCGCGCCGCGTTGGTGGGACACCACCGTCTCGCCGATTCTGGAGAACGGCCAGGTCACCCGCGTCCTGGCCACTTCGCGCGACGTGACGGGCGAACGCATGGCCGAGACCCATCGCCAGATGCTGGTCAACGAGCTGAACCACCGGGTGAAGAACACGCTGGCCACGGTGCAGTCGATCGCCAAGCAGTCCCTGCGCAACGCCGGAGTCGAACCCTCGGTGCGCGACGCCCTGGAAGGCCGCCTGATGGCCATCGCCGCCACGCACAACGTCCTGACCGACCACAACTGGTCGGCGGCCAGCCTGCGCGAGATCGTCGACGGCTCAGTGACACCCTACAGCGCCAATCGAGGCCAGCTGACCATCAGCGGCGAGGATCTGCGGATCTCGCCCAAGCCCGCCGTGGTCATGGCCCTGGCCTTCCACGAGCTGGCGATCAACGCCCTGAAGTTCGGCGCCCTCTCCGCGCCCGACGGCCACGTGGACATCCGCTGGTCCGTCGAGCCCGGCGACCAGCTCTATATCGAATGGGCCGAGCGCGGCGGCCCGGCCGTGCGCCCGCCCGAGAAGCGCGGCTTCGGCTCGCGGATCGTCGAGACCGCCCTGCCCAGCGAACTGGGCGGCGCGGTGGCGCTGGACTATCGCGAGGAAGGCCTGCGGTGCTCGATCCGCTCGCCGCTGGCGGCGCTGGACAAGGTCGACGCCTTCATGCCGCTGGGCTAGCCGACCTCGCCGGTCAGCTCCCGACGCGCCTTTTCCAGCTCCTCGGCATAGCGGCGGGTGACGTGCGCTTCGGTGATTAGGCCGATCACCTCCCCGCCCCCATCGACCACGGCCAGCTCGTCGGCGCCGGTCTCGTCGAAGGCGGTCATGATCGCCTTGATCGACATCTCGGGCGCCAGGGCGACCTTGGCGTGGACGGCCAGCGCCGAGAGCGGCGCGTCACGCTCGGGCGGCTCGGCATAGACGGCGGCGGTCGGGGCGATGCCGGCATAGCGGCCGGTCTCGTCGGTCAGCACCGCGCGCTTGGTCGAGCCCAGCGGAAAACGGCGGCGAAACTCCGCCAGGCTGGTGGCGGCCGGCACGGTCTTGACGTCGCGCCGCATCATCTTACCAGCCGTGAGGTTGCGCATCCACGACACGTCGTGGGCGCTGCGGATCGTCTCACCCCGCAGGTGCAGCCGCCAGGTCGAGAACGAATAGCCGAAGGTCTCGCGCACCACGGCGCTGGCGATCAACGACGCGGCCAGGGTGGCGGCGGTGATGGTAAAGTCGCCCGTGGCCTCCAGCACCAGGAACGACATGGTGAAGGGCCCGCCGACGATGGCCACGCCCAGCGCGCCCATGCCCACCAGCGAGGCGGCGATCGGATCCAGACGCCCGGCCCCCGCCACCAGGTTCACGACGTCCGAGAACGACTGCCCCATCAGCGCCCCCAGGAACAGGGCCGCGAAGAACAGGCCGCCCCGGAAGCCGAAGCTCAGCGAAATGATTGAGGCCGCCGACTTCATCAGGATCAGCATCAGCAGCAGCTTGAGCGGCAGGTCGCCGTTGAGGTCCAGGTGCAGCGCCCCATGGCCGCCCGACAGGGTCTGGGGCGTGATCATGGCCAGCACCGCCAGCGCCAGGCCGCCGATGGCCGGACGCGACCAGCGCGGCAGCGGCGCCTTGGCGGTCCAGCGGTCGGCGACCGCCACCGCCCGCATCAGCGCCACGCCGAACAGGGCCGACACCAGGCCCAGCAGGCCATAGAGCAGGTAGTCGCTCCAGGACGAGATGGCGACGACCGAGGTCTTGATCAGGTACGGGGTCGAGCCCAGCCCCTTGGCCACCAGCACCGCGGCCAGGGCGGCCGCCGCCACCGGCGCGATGTTGGCCACCGTATAGGCGCCAATGACGATCTCGAACGCGTAGAAGGCCCCCGTCAGCGGCGCGCCGAAGGCCGCGGCGATCGCCGCCCCCGCCCCGGCCCCGACCAGGATCCGCAGGTCCCCGCGACGCAGGTTCAACCTCTGCCCCACCCAGGAAGCCGCGGCCCCGCCGGCCTGGGCGTAGGCCGCCTCCAGCCCGACCGAGGCGCCGCAACCGTTCGAGATCAGGGTCTGGCCGCAGATGAAGGCGCTGTCGCGCACCGACAGCCGCCCGCCGTGCAGGGCGTTGGCCTCCACCGGATCGACGGCATGGTTGGGGCGCAGGCGCAGGACCACCGCGGTGAACAGACCCAGCAACAATCCGCCCAGGGGGATCGCCAGCAGACGCCACGGCGCGACCACGGCCTGGGCCGACAGGCGCTCATCCGGATCGAAGCCGAACAGCCGCACCTGGGTCCCGTGGGCGATCTTGGCCTGCAGCACCGCCAGGGCGCCGGCGGCCAGGCCGACCACCGTGGCCACGGCGATCACCGCCAGTTCGGAAGAGCGTGTCCGACGTCGCAGCCAGGCCAGCCATGGCAGGGCCGAGCGACCGGCTTCGCGGAAAGCGGCGCGTTCGGTCAGAGCGGTGCGCAGCACATGACGCCAGGGACGGGACGCGGCGGGATCCGTCTGGGGCTCCATCTGGGGCTCCGGCCGGTCCATCGGGCGGCTAGGCCACCGCCGCCTTGCCGCCGCCGACCAGGCCACCGACCGCAGCGCGGAACGCCTCGCCCCGAGCCTCGAAGTCGCTGAACTGGTCGAACGAGGCGCAGGCGGGCGACAGCAGGACGATGGCGTCCTCGCCGCTGGCGGCGGCGTCGGCATAGGCCTGCTGGACGGCCTTTTCCAGCGTGCCGCTCAGCACGACGTCGGCCTTGCCGGCCAGGGTCCAGGAGAACGGCTGGGCCGCCTCGCCGATCAGATAGGCCTTGGCGATGCGCGGGAAGAGGTCCTTCAGGTCCTCGATGCCCCCGGCCTTGGCCACGCCGCCGGCGATCCAGTAAAATTTGGGATAGCTCGACATGGCCTGGCGGGCGGCGTCGGCGTTGGTGGCCTTGCTGTCGTTGACGAAGCGGACCTTGCCGATCCGGCCGACCGTCTCCATCCGATGGGCCAGGCCCGGAAAGCTCATCAGGCCATCGACAGCGTCGTGCATCGGGATGCCGATGGCGCGCGCGGCGGCGTAGGCGGCGGCGGCGTTCTGCCAGTTGTGGCGGCCGGGCAGGCTGCGGGCGCGCAGCAGGTCGGCGACCTCCACCACCCGTTCGCCGGTGGCGTCATAGAGCACGCCCTGCAGGGCGTAGACGCCTCTGCCCATGGCCTTGCCGGCGCTGATCGGCCAGATGGTCCGTCGGTTGGCGGCGGTGATCTCGGTGCAGATCTGCTGGCACCAGGGATCGTCAACGCCGATGATCGCCGTGTCGCCCTTGCCCTGGTTCAGGAAGATCCGGCGCTTGGCGGCGATGTAGCCGTCCATGCCGCCGTGGCGGTCCAGGTGGTCGGGCGAGATGTTCAGCAGCACCACCGCGTCGGGGTGCAGGCTGGAGGTCAGGTCCAGCTGGTAGGACGACAGCTCCAGCACGTAGACCGCACCGCCGTGCATGTCCTCGAGACCCAGAACGCCCAGGCCGATATTGCCGCCGATGCGGGTGTCGCGGCCGGCCGAGGCGCACAGGTGGCCGATCAGGGCGGTCGTGGTCGACTTGCCGTTGGTGCCGGTGATCGCGATGATCTTCGGACGCTTGTGGGCCGGGGCGGCGTTGACCGTGCGGGCGAACAGCTCGACGTCGCCCAGGATCTCGACGCCGGCGGCCTTGGCCTTCTCGACGGTCCAGTGCGGCTTCGGATGCGTCAGCGGCACGCCGGGCGACAGCATCAGCGCAGCGAACTGGCTCCAGTCGGCGGCTTCCAGGTCAACGACCGGGAAGCCCTCGGCGGCGGCCGCCTCGCGGCTGGCCGGCTTTTCGTCCCACAGGGCGACCTTCGCCCCTCCCGCGATCAAGGCGCGCGCCGCCGTAAGCCCGGTGCGGCCCAGGCCGAACACCGCGACGGTCTTGTCCTCGAAACCGCGGACCGGGATCATGCTACTCGCCTCTCCTAGCGCAGCTTCAGGGTGGCGAGGCCGACGAAGGACAGCATCATCGCCACGATCCAGAACCGGATCACGACGGTGGATTCAGCCCAGCCCAGCTTCTCGAAATGGTGGTGGATCGGCGCCATCAGGAAGACCCGCTTGCCGGTCTTCTTGAAGTAGGCGACCTGGATCATGACGCTCAGCGCCTCGGCCACGAACAGGCCGCCGACGATGCCCAGGACCAGCTCGTGCTTGGCGCAGACGGCGATCGCGCCCAGCGCGCCGCCCAGGGCCAGCGACCCGGTGTCGCCCATGAAGATCTTGGCCGGCGGGGCGTTGTACCAGAGGAAGCCCATGCCCCCGCCGATGATCGCGCCGCACAGCACCGCCAGCTCGCCGACGCCGGGCGCGAAGTGCAGGTTGAGGTAGTCGGCGAACTTGTAGTTGCCGACCAGGTAGGCGATCAGGCCGAAGGTCGAGGCGGCGAACATCACCGGCACGATGGCCAGGCCGTCCAGCCCGTCGGTCAGGTTCACGGCGTTCGAGAAGCCGGCGATCGTGACCGCCGCGAACACCACGTAGAACCAGCCCAGATTGATCACCAGCGCCTTGAAGATCGGGAAGACCACGCTGGTCTCCATCCCCGGCGTCATCGGCGACTTGGGCGCGAACAGGATCAGGATGACCGTGGCGATGATCGCCACCGCGAACTGGGCGACCAGCTTCTGGACGCTGGAGAGGCCGGCCGTGGTCTGCTTGGTGACCTTGGCGTAGTCGTCCATGAAGCCCAGCACGCCATAGCTGCCGGTGATCAGCAGCACGACCCAGACGTGGATGTTGCGCAGGTCGGCCCACAGCAGGGCGCCGACGAACAGGCCGGCCAGGATCATGAAGCCGCCCATGGTGGGCGTGCCGGCCTTCTCGGTGACGTGACGGGCGATGCCGTCGGTGCGGATCGGCTGGCCCTTACCCTGCTTGGCCTTCATCCAGCGGATGAAGCGCGAGCCCATGGCCACCGCGACGATATAGGCGGTCAGCATGGCCATGCCCGACCGGAAGGTCAGGTATTTCAAGAGGTTCAGCGCCGGGACGTGCTCTTGCGTGCGCGCCAGCCATTCGTACAGGAAGTACAGCATCAGCCCTGTTCCCCAAGGTCGAGCGCGGCCAGGGCTCCGGCGAGAACGCCAGCCCTGGAGCCATTCGACCCCTTCACCATCACCACGTCGCCGGGTCGGATCGCCTCCGCCAGCTGCGTCGTTAACTTTTCAGTAACTTCCGCGTAACCGCCCCGCCGAGTCGGCGGAAGCGCCTCCCACAGCGATTTCATGTGGACGCCCGCGAGAAAAACCACGTCAACGTTTGCACGCGCGATCGGGCCTGCAAGCTCGGCGTGAAACGCGTCGCTGCTCTCGCCCAGTTCGAGCATGTCGGTCAGCGCCACGACGCGCCGTCCGGCGACCTCGCGCGCGCCCAGGGTCTTCAGCGCGGCCTGCATCGAGACCGGGTTGGCGTTGTAGCTCTCGTCGACCAGGGTGAAGGCGCCGCCGTCGATGCGGATGGTCTTCTCGGCCCCGCGCCCCTCGATCGGGGCGAACGCCGCCAGCGCCGCCAAGGCCGTCTCGCGCGGCACGTCCAGGGCTTCCAGCATCAGCAGAACGCACAGGCTGTTGGGACCCCAGTGGACGCCGGTCTGACGGATCGGGAAGCGCAGCGCCTCGCCGCGCAGTTCGACCGACACGGTCGCCCCCTCGCCTTCCACCGAAAAGCCGGTCAGACGCGCGGTCGCGCCCTCGGCTTCACCGAAGCTCCAGACCAGCGCGCCGACCTTGGCGGCCTCGGCGCTCAGCAGCTCGAACCACGGATTGTCGGCGTTCAGCACGGCGATCCCGCCGGGCTCCAGACCCGCGAAGATCTCGGCCTTGGCGCGGGCGACACCCTCTTCGTTCTCGAAGTTCTCCAGGTGGACCGGGCCGACCGTGGTGATGGCCACCGCGTGCGGACGGACGAACTGGCTGAGCGGCGTGATCTCGTCGGCGTGGTTCATGCCGACCTCGAACACGGCGCGCTCGGTGTCGCGCGGCATCCGGGCCAGGGTCAGGGGCACGCCGATATGGTTGTTGTAGCTCTTCACCGAGGCGTGGGCCTTGCCGGCCAGGCGCAGGCCGGCCTCGACGGCGCGGGTGACGCTGGTCTTGCCGACCGAGCCGGTCACCGCCCCGCGCTTGCATTGCGGCGCGCGCTCGCGGGCGGCCACGCCCAGGGCCTCCAGGGCCTTGAAGGTGTCCTCGACCATGACCGCCGGGACGCCGACAGGCTTGGCGGCCAGGACGCCGGTCGCGCCACTGGCCACCGCCTGCCAGACGAAATCATGACCATCGCGTGCGCCGACCAACGGCACGAATAGATCGCCCGGCTCGACCGTGCGGGTGTCGATCGAGATCCCCGTGACGCTGAAGTCGCCGGCGACCTGGCCGCCGGTGGCGTCAGCGATTTCCTGGGCGGTCCAGAGGGCTTCAGGCATGCACGCCCTCCAGCGCTTCCAGGGTCTCGGCCACGTCGTCGAACGGATGGACGACGCCGGCGACGATCTGGCCCTGCTCGTGGCCCTTGCCGGCGATGACCAGCACGTCGCCCTCGCCCATCAGCTGGACGGCGGCGCGGATCGCGGCGCGGCGATCACCGATCTCCCGAGCCCCGGGGGCGGCCTCCAGGATGGCGGCGCGGATCGAAGAAGGTTCCTCGGAACGAGGATTGTCGTCGGTGACGATGGCGATGTCCGCCAGGCGCGCGGCGATCGCTCCCATCAGCGGACGCTTGCCCCGATCGCGGTCGCCGCCGGCGCCGAACACGGCGATCAACTTGCCGCGCGTGTGCGGGCGCAGGGCCTCCAGCACTGTCTGCAGGCCATCCGGCGTGTGGGCGTAGTCGACATAGGCCTCACCACCGCGCGGACCACGGCCGACGCGCTGCAGGCGACCGGCGGCGCCCTCCAGCGTCTCCAGCGCCTTCAGCACCTTGGCGGCGTCCTCGCCCGCGGCGATGCACAGACCGGCGGCGACCAGCACGTTCGAGGCCTGGAAGGCGCCGGCCAGCGGCAGCTGGATGTGATGCACGGCGCCGTCGATCTCGACGACCATGTCCTGGCCCGCCGGAGTCGGGACGCGCGAGACCAGGCGCAGGCCCTGTCCGTCCTCGCCGACCGAGAACACGCTCTGGCCCGAGGTGACGGCGGCGGCGGCGAAGTTCGGGAAGGCCTCGCTGTCGGCGTTCAGCACCGCCATCGCCCCGTTCGGCGTCAGGGTGTCGAACAGGCGCAGCTTGGCCGCCCGGTACTCTTCCATCGAGCCGTGATAGTCGAGGTGGTCCTGGGTGAAGTTGGTAAAGCCGGCGGCGCGCAGCTTGACGCCATCGACGCGGCGCTGGTCGACGCCGTGCGAGCTGGCTTCCAGGGCCAGGTGGGTGACGCCCATGTCGGCCAGGCGCGCGACCATCTCGGCGACGTCGCCGGCGTCCGGCGTGGTCAGGCCCGGCGGGGTCAGCTGCTGATCCGGCTTGCCGGCTTCGCTCACCACGACGCCCAGGGTGCCCATGCTGGCGGCCTTGTGGCCCAGCTTGGCGAAGATCTGGCGAGCGAAGCCGGCGACCGAGGTCTTGCCGTTGGTGCCGGTGACGGCCACGCACATGGCCGGCTGCTTGCCCCAGAAGGCGGCCGAGGCCAGGGCGTAGGCGCGGCGGGCGTCTTCCGAACGGACAACCGGCACGCCCAGACCTTCCAGCCCACCCTCGGGGGCCAGAACGGCGGCGGCGCCCTTGGCCACCGCGCCCGGCGCGAAGTCGCGACCGTCGACCTTGGTCCCCGGCAGGGCGGCGAACAGCCAGCCGGCGGTGACCTTGCGGCTGTCGGCGGTGACGCCGGCGATCACCGGGTCGTTGGCGAAGGGACGTTTGAACAGGTCCGACAGATGTCTGGTCATAGTCCCGCCTCCGGTACGGCGTTCTGCGGCTGGCCGGCGATGATCACCGGCTCGATCTTGCGTTGCACGCCCAGGAACGGGGCGATGCGTTCGATCACCTTGCCCGCCGGCGGCGCGCCGACCCAGCCGCCGGTCGAGAAACCAGCCGACTTGGCCGTGCCGTGCGGCTCGTCCATCAGGATCAGGACGAAATAGCGATCGGCCTCCAGCGGGGCCTCGGTCGGGAACACCGCCGCGAACGACGACACCTGGCGCTGGTGATTATAGCCCCGGATCGACGGATCGTACTTCTCGCCGGTGCCGGTCTTGCCGCCGACCGACAGGCCAGGCACGTCGGCCTTGCCGCCGCTGCCGCCCTGGCCGGGGATCACGTTGGCGCGCATGATCTTCAGCATCTCGGCCGAGGTGTTCTCGGACACCACCCGCACGCCCTCAGGTCGCACGCCATCCGGCATCTTCCTGATGGTCAGCGGCAGCATCTCGCCGCCGTTCAGCAAAGCGCCCATCGCCTGAGCCAGGGCCAGCGGGCTGACATTGATGCCGTGACCGAACGAGGTGGAGGCCACAGCGTCCATGTCCCACTTGCGCGGCGTCAGCGGGCGCGCCGACTCCATCAGCTCGACCTTGGCCGGCTTGGTCAGGCCCAGGGCCGCGAAGTACTTCGACAGGCGCTCGCCGCCGATCCGCTCGGCCAGCATGGCCGTGCCGATGTTCGACGAGTGCTGGAACACCTGGATCAGGTTCAGGATGGCCTTGGCGGCGTGATAGTCGTGGATCGTGCGGTAGCCCAGCTTGTAGGGCTCGCGGGCGTCGAAGGTCGAGGCCGGGGTGGCCACGCCCGTGTCCAGACCGATCGCCACGGTGAAGGTCTTGAAGGTCGAGCCCATCTCGTAGACCGAGGCGGCGGCGCGGTTCAGGCGCTGATCGTCGGTGGCCTCGCCCGCCTTGTTGGCGTCGTAGTCGGGCAGGCTGGCCAGGCCCAGGATCTCGCCGGTGTGGACGTTGGTGACCAGACCGACCGCGCCCTTGGGCGTGAAGTCGGCGGCGGCCTTGCGCAGCTCGTCCTCGAGGGCGGCCTGGATGCGAACGTCGATCGACAGCTGGGTCGGGCCGCCCTCGCCGCCTGCGGCCTTGCGGATCGGATCGTCCAAGGCGCGCTCGGCTCCGGCCAGGCCCTTGCCGCCGCTGTCGACGAAACCGACCAGGTGCGCGGCTGTCGGGCCCAGCGGATACATCCGCCGCTCCTGCTCCTCGAACGAGATGCCGGGCAGACCGAGGTTGAAGATGCCGTCCTTCTCGTCGGGCGTCAGGCCGCCCAGCACGAAGGCGCGGTGATCGCCGAACACGGCCTTATCCAGGCGCTTGGCCGGAACCTGAGGCAAAGCCTTGCCGAGCGCGCGACGCACTTCCTTGGCGTCCCAGACCTCGCGCGGGTCGACGTACAGCGCGTAGTGGGCCAGGTCGACGGCCAGCAGCTTGCCGTTGCGGTCGACGATGTCGCCGCGCGCGCCCTCCGCGCCCTGAGCGTAGCCGTTGCCGCGCCCGGCGTTCGAGAACAGCGCCGCCCAGCCCGCGCCCAGGCCCACGCCCACGAAGCACAGGCTGAAGAAGGCCATGACCAGGAAGATGCGGATGCGGGTGTCGTCTTCGGGCCTGGCCGCCGCGCGCGAACGCTCGAAGGCGTGTTCCAGACGCCAGACGCGCTCGATCAGCCACCGCCAGGCGGCGGGCTGGAAACCGTTTGGGCCCAGATTCGAAAGGCTCATCGCTGGGCCTCCGGAGGCGGCGGAGCCGAGGCGTCGTCCGGCAGCGCCTCGGGGCCATCGGCGGCCAGGGCCTCGGGCGAGATCGGGGCGGCGACGACCGGCGCGCGCGGCAGTTCGCGGCGGCGCGCCACGTCGATCAGAGCGTCCTCGGTGATCTCATGGTCCGGCGCGATCGGCTGCAGCTGCATCATCTGCGCCAGTTGCTCGATGCGGCGCGGCTGCTCCAGGTGGGCGACCTCGGCCTCCAGCAGGCGCTTGCGCATGCCTTCGTCCTGGATCTCCTGCTGCATGCGGGCGATCTGCTGGCGCTCGCTGCCGGCGAAGGTCTTGGCCAGATAGACGCTGGTGACCAGGGTCAGCAGGATGCCCAGGCCGACCACCTCGACGACACGGAAGCCGCGGACGCGGCGATTGAAGACGCCGGCGACGCTCATGCCGCGCCCTCCCAGACCGGCGCGGAAGTGCGGACGGCGGCGCGCAGCTTCGACGACCGCGCGCGGGGATTGACGGCCAGTTCGGCTTCGCCGGGAGCGATGGCCTTGTTCGAGATCAACTGGAAGCTGGGCGCCGCGCCGGCCGCGACCGGGGAGCGTGGCGCGAACCGCCAGGCGTCCGACCCGCGCGCTCGGTCAGGAACGCCTTGACGATGCGGTCTTCCAGCGAGTGGAAGGTGACGACCACCAGCCGACCGCCCGGCTTCAGCACGCGCTCGGCGGCGTCAAGACCGGCTTCCAGCTCGCCCAACTCGTCATTGACCGCGATGCGCAGACCCTGGAACGAGCGGGTGGCGGGATGGACCTTGGCGCCCTTGCGGCCGCCAACGGCGCGCTCGATCACCTCGGCCAGGTCCAAGGTGCGCTCGAACGGGCGCTCCTCGCGGCGGCGGACGATGAAGCTGGCGATGCGGCGCGAGGCGTGCTCCTCGCCATAGACATAAAGGATGCGGGCCAGCTCGACCTGGTCCAGCGTGTTGACGAGGTCGGCGGCGGTCGGGCCGCTGTCGCCCATCCGCATGTCCAGCGGACCGTCGCGCATGAAGGAAAAGCCGCGCTCGGCCTGATCCAGCTGCATCGACGAGACGCCCAGGTCCAGCATCACACCGTCGACGCTCGACGGGCTCAGTTCGTCGAGCATCTCTGAGAAGCGGGCCTGGACTAGGCGGAAGCGGTCGGCCGGAAGCCCCTCGGCGAACGCCTGGACGGTCGGGTCGCGATCGAAGGCCACGATGCTGGCGCCGGTCGGCAGCACCGCGCGAGTGTAGCCGCCCGCGCCGAAGGTGCCGTCGACCACGATATCGCCCGGCTTGGCGTCCAGCGCCTCGACCACTTCGTCCAGCAGGACCGAGATGTGCGGGGCGTCGCTCACGAGGCGCTCCCCAGCTTGGCCTGGCGCTGCTGGGCGCGCAGGGCCGCCAGCCCTTCCCGGGCCAGATCGCGCTGGGCCGCGCGATGAGCCTGGAAGGCCTCGCGGGACCAGATCTGAAAACGCTCACCCATACCGACGACGGCCACCCAATCCGTGAGACCGCACATTTCGCACAGGTGGTCGGGAAGCGTAATGCGACCAGCTGTATCAAACGACAGCTTGGCCATGCCACCCAGGACGCTGGTCTCGAGGGCCGAGCGGATCGGATCGCCGAACGGCAGTTCCTCGATCACGCCGGTATAGCGGTCGAACAGGGCCTTACCGCCCGCTTCCAGGCAATCGGCCTCGATGGAGGGGAAGCAGAAGATTCCGTCGAACATGCCGGAAACGGCCGCGCGGAATTCCTGCGGCACGACGATGCGCCGCTTGCTGTCGAGCTGTTTCTCGAATGTCGAGAGAAACACGAAAGCTGAACCCCACCAAACCCACATCGGTCGGCGACCCAACGCATCGCCCCGACGCGAATTGGGTTAACATGGGATGAATTGGGAAACAATGACACCAAACCCCTTTCATCGAGATTTCAAAGGCGTCTCACCTGTTGTTCACGAGGTGAGATCGTTAATCCACAGAACATACACAGAACTCACCAAGTAGACGTGGTGCCCGGTGTCATCCGGACCCAACGAAGGTCAGTTTTCAGGACGGAAACGCGCGGCCGCGCCCCATCCCGCCGAACGAGGGATGGGGACCAGATGATCTATAAGCCGGGTTCTGTTCCGCCTCCCCCGATCCGAAGATGGGCGAGGCGGCGACGATCATTCCTCTAGGCCGGCCATTGCTGGACGGCTCTCGCGACCTACCCGGACCCTCTCAGCCAGTGACGGCCTATCCGACGCGAGGCCGGCGCGGGGTCCCTATTCGGTCTTGCTCCAGGCGGGGCTTGCCATGCCGTCCCTGTCGCCAGGTCCGCGGTGGGCTCTTACCCCACCCTTTCACCCTTCCCGCCCCGTAAGGAGGAGGTTTGCTTTCTGTGGCGCTATCCCTGGGATCGCTCCCGGTGGGCGTTACCCACCGCCTTGTCACCGTGGAGCCCGGACTTTCCTCGGCGTCCGAAGACGACGCGACCGCCCGACCATCTGGTCCGGGACGGTGTTTGACGGCGCGACATGGAAACGTCAACAAACATCCGATTCCCCCGGCGAAAGCCGGGGAAATCGGGATTAGAGGATATTGCGCATAAGCTGCGCGATCGGATGGTCCTTGAGACCCGCCGCCGCGCCCAGGCGATCGGCTTCAACCCGGTTCTGCGACAGCTTGAACGTCCCCTCCAGCCGCTCGACGAACAGCCGACCGCCCTGGATGCCGCGCAGCAGGCTCTCGAACTTGCCGGCCTTCATCTTGTCGCGGGTCCAGGGCTTTTTCGGAAGAAGCCGCGCCTCCTCCTGGGCCGAGAGGTCGTCCAGCAGGGCGATCAACTCGGCCTCGTCCAGCGGCGCGACCGAGCCCTCGGCCTCGACGGACTGGTAGTTCCAGGTCGGCACCTGATCGGCGCTCGCGTACCAGTCGGGGCTGACATAGGCGTCGAGGCCGGTCGCCAGGGCCACCGCGCGGAAGCCCTGCGTCAGGTGCGGGGTCAGCCCGTTGCCGCGCGACAGATGGAAATCCAGCGCGACCTCGCCGTCCAGGTCGCGGACCACGACCGGCGTCTGGGCCACGAACGGCCGCCCGCCGACCGAAGCGGCGATGGTCACGAACGGATGGGCCCGCAGGAAGTCGAGCAGGATCACACGATCCTCGACGCGGAAGGCCGGCGCCGGATGCATCAGTCGGCCGCCGCGCGCAGCAGGCCGACCAGACGCGCCCGCGTCTCGCCGTCCGCGATTCCGTCGAAGCGGCTCTGCAGCCAGTGACGCTGGAAGGCCGAGACCACCGTCGTGGTCCACTCGTCGTACTTGCCGGTGGGGGCGCAGTCGAAGCCCAGGCGGGTAAGGCCGGCTTGCAGCGCGAAGACGCCGGTCCCCTCCTCGCCCTGGCCCAGCGGCGCGCCGGGCGATGGCGCCGGCTCGATCCACAAACCATGGCCGCTATCGGCCAGACGCTTCCAGGGGAAGAGCTCGCCAGGGTCGACCTTGCGAGCGGGC encodes:
- a CDS encoding sensor histidine kinase — encoded protein: MADEDSDKTVLEGAGVYFLSVVEASQDCIRVISPDGAVEYMNAQGKSLFEIDDFDGRNRRRYWPDMWPSESRDAVEQALCSARAGHAVAFRAYCPTARGAPRWWDTTVSPILENGQVTRVLATSRDVTGERMAETHRQMLVNELNHRVKNTLATVQSIAKQSLRNAGVEPSVRDALEGRLMAIAATHNVLTDHNWSAASLREIVDGSVTPYSANRGQLTISGEDLRISPKPAVVMALAFHELAINALKFGALSAPDGHVDIRWSVEPGDQLYIEWAERGGPAVRPPEKRGFGSRIVETALPSELGGAVALDYREEGLRCSIRSPLAALDKVDAFMPLG
- a CDS encoding UDP-N-acetylmuramoyl-tripeptide--D-alanyl-D-alanine ligase produces the protein MPEALWTAQEIADATGGQVAGDFSVTGISIDTRTVEPGDLFVPLVGARDGHDFVWQAVASGATGVLAAKPVGVPAVMVEDTFKALEALGVAARERAPQCKRGAVTGSVGKTSVTRAVEAGLRLAGKAHASVKSYNNHIGVPLTLARMPRDTERAVFEVGMNHADEITPLSQFVRPHAVAITTVGPVHLENFENEEGVARAKAEIFAGLEPGGIAVLNADNPWFELLSAEAAKVGALVWSFGEAEGATARLTGFSVEGEGATVSVELRGEALRFPIRQTGVHWGPNSLCVLLMLEALDVPRETALAALAAFAPIEGRGAEKTIRIDGGAFTLVDESYNANPVSMQAALKTLGAREVAGRRVVALTDMLELGESSDAFHAELAGPIARANVDVVFLAGVHMKSLWEALPPTRRGGYAEVTEKLTTQLAEAIRPGDVVMVKGSNGSRAGVLAGALAALDLGEQG
- the murD gene encoding UDP-N-acetylmuramoyl-L-alanine--D-glutamate ligase, producing the protein MIPVRGFEDKTVAVFGLGRTGLTAARALIAGGAKVALWDEKPASREAAAAEGFPVVDLEAADWSQFAALMLSPGVPLTHPKPHWTVEKAKAAGVEILGDVELFARTVNAAPAHKRPKIIAITGTNGKSTTTALIGHLCASAGRDTRIGGNIGLGVLGLEDMHGGAVYVLELSSYQLDLTSSLHPDAVVLLNISPDHLDRHGGMDGYIAAKRRIFLNQGKGDTAIIGVDDPWCQQICTEITAANRRTIWPISAGKAMGRGVYALQGVLYDATGERVVEVADLLRARSLPGRHNWQNAAAAYAAARAIGIPMHDAVDGLMSFPGLAHRMETVGRIGKVRFVNDSKATNADAARQAMSSYPKFYWIAGGVAKAGGIEDLKDLFPRIAKAYLIGEAAQPFSWTLAGKADVVLSGTLEKAVQQAYADAAASGEDAIVLLSPACASFDQFSDFEARGEAFRAAVGGLVGGGKAAVA
- the mraY gene encoding phospho-N-acetylmuramoyl-pentapeptide-transferase translates to MLYFLYEWLARTQEHVPALNLLKYLTFRSGMAMLTAYIVAVAMGSRFIRWMKAKQGKGQPIRTDGIARHVTEKAGTPTMGGFMILAGLFVGALLWADLRNIHVWVVLLITGSYGVLGFMDDYAKVTKQTTAGLSSVQKLVAQFAVAIIATVILILFAPKSPMTPGMETSVVFPIFKALVINLGWFYVVFAAVTIAGFSNAVNLTDGLDGLAIVPVMFAASTFGLIAYLVGNYKFADYLNLHFAPGVGELAVLCGAIIGGGMGFLWYNAPPAKIFMGDTGSLALGGALGAIAVCAKHELVLGIVGGLFVAEALSVMIQVAYFKKTGKRVFLMAPIHHHFEKLGWAESTVVIRFWIVAMMLSFVGLATLKLR
- a CDS encoding chloride channel protein, which produces MEPQTDPAASRPWRHVLRTALTERAAFREAGRSALPWLAWLRRRTRSSELAVIAVATVVGLAAGALAVLQAKIAHGTQVRLFGFDPDERLSAQAVVAPWRLLAIPLGGLLLGLFTAVVLRLRPNHAVDPVEANALHGGRLSVRDSAFICGQTLISNGCGASVGLEAAYAQAGGAAASWVGQRLNLRRGDLRILVGAGAGAAIAAAFGAPLTGAFYAFEIVIGAYTVANIAPVAAAALAAVLVAKGLGSTPYLIKTSVVAISSWSDYLLYGLLGLVSALFGVALMRAVAVADRWTAKAPLPRWSRPAIGGLALAVLAMITPQTLSGGHGALHLDLNGDLPLKLLLMLILMKSAASIISLSFGFRGGLFFAALFLGALMGQSFSDVVNLVAGAGRLDPIAASLVGMGALGVAIVGGPFTMSFLVLEATGDFTITAATLAASLIASAVVRETFGYSFSTWRLHLRGETIRSAHDVSWMRNLTAGKMMRRDVKTVPAATSLAEFRRRFPLGSTKRAVLTDETGRYAGIAPTAAVYAEPPERDAPLSALAVHAKVALAPEMSIKAIMTAFDETGADELAVVDGGGEVIGLITEAHVTRRYAEELEKARRELTGEVG